The following proteins are encoded in a genomic region of Bradyrhizobium sp. SK17:
- a CDS encoding enoyl-CoA hydratase/isomerase family protein — MLEFKEEDIVTGKPQVRYSVEDGIATVIIDRPERKNALSVEAMNGLTDAWSTAEADPSVRVIILTSADCGVFCAGLDLKQAAEIRARDGVDILTRMRDPMQHTMRKVSKPIIAAMTGSLMAGGMMLALKCDIRVGLRGTRAGITEVKMGRGSPWAVPMLWMVPQPLLMEMVLTGETVPIERLAEHGFTNSLEDTPNAVRERALELARKIVEGAPLSVKAAKASVLAAMDLGLTQGVIEAERLHEEVYASLDAIEGPKAFAEKRKPIWQGR, encoded by the coding sequence ATGTTAGAATTCAAGGAAGAAGATATCGTGACCGGAAAACCTCAGGTTCGCTATTCGGTCGAGGACGGGATCGCGACCGTGATTATCGACCGTCCCGAACGGAAGAACGCACTCTCGGTCGAGGCGATGAACGGCCTGACCGACGCATGGAGCACGGCCGAAGCCGATCCTTCCGTCCGGGTGATCATCCTGACTTCGGCGGACTGTGGAGTATTCTGCGCCGGGCTGGATCTGAAGCAGGCCGCGGAGATCCGGGCGAGGGACGGTGTGGATATCCTCACACGAATGCGCGATCCCATGCAGCACACGATGCGGAAGGTTTCGAAGCCGATCATTGCCGCAATGACCGGGTCCTTGATGGCCGGCGGGATGATGCTTGCGCTGAAGTGTGACATACGGGTCGGATTGCGCGGTACACGTGCCGGGATCACCGAGGTGAAGATGGGGCGCGGATCACCATGGGCGGTCCCGATGCTGTGGATGGTGCCGCAGCCGCTGCTGATGGAGATGGTGCTCACCGGCGAGACCGTGCCGATCGAGCGGCTTGCGGAGCACGGTTTCACGAACTCGCTTGAGGACACGCCGAACGCTGTGCGTGAACGTGCGCTTGAATTGGCGCGAAAGATCGTCGAAGGCGCGCCGTTGTCGGTCAAGGCGGCCAAGGCAAGTGTGCTTGCCGCAATGGACCTGGGACTCACACAGGGCGTGATTGAAGCAGAGCGGCTGCACGAGGAGGTCTACGCCAGCCTCGATGCGATAGAAGGACCGAAGGCGTTCGCAGAGAAGCGAAAGCCGATCTGGCAGGGCCGATAG
- a CDS encoding enoyl-CoA hydratase/isomerase family protein, which yields MSNRYAAYTRLKLDYPAERILRVTFDRPETYNSVDAETHTQLTHIWRDIDNDPDINAVIVTGAGKAFSAGGDFELIKGLLDNPAARMATWKEAKDLVYNVINCNKPIISAINGVAVGAGLVVGILADVSICGKSARIVDGHTRLGVAAGDVACIIWPLLCGLAKAKYYLLTCKPLSGEEAERIGLVSLCVDDAELQKIALETALDLATGAQSAIRWTKYALNNWLRVNGPLFDTSTALEILGFAGNEAREGLASHLEKRKPAFPKDCPI from the coding sequence ATGTCCAATCGGTACGCCGCCTACACCAGGCTGAAGCTCGACTATCCGGCCGAGCGGATCCTTCGGGTTACCTTCGATCGCCCCGAAACCTACAATTCCGTCGACGCCGAGACCCATACGCAGCTCACGCACATCTGGCGCGACATCGACAACGATCCGGATATCAACGCCGTGATCGTCACGGGGGCCGGAAAGGCATTCTCGGCTGGCGGCGATTTCGAGCTGATCAAGGGGCTGCTCGACAATCCGGCGGCGCGGATGGCCACCTGGAAGGAGGCAAAGGACCTCGTCTACAACGTAATCAACTGCAACAAGCCGATCATCTCGGCGATCAATGGCGTTGCGGTGGGAGCTGGTCTCGTCGTTGGTATCCTCGCCGACGTGTCGATTTGCGGCAAATCCGCGCGGATCGTGGACGGGCACACGCGTCTCGGCGTCGCAGCCGGCGACGTCGCCTGCATCATTTGGCCGCTGCTCTGCGGACTGGCGAAGGCAAAGTACTATCTGCTCACATGCAAGCCGCTGTCCGGTGAGGAAGCCGAGCGGATCGGCCTGGTGTCGCTGTGTGTCGACGATGCCGAACTGCAGAAGATCGCACTGGAAACGGCGCTGGATCTCGCGACCGGCGCACAGAGCGCGATCCGTTGGACCAAATATGCCTTGAACAACTGGCTTCGCGTCAACGGACCGCTGTTCGACACGTCGACTGCGCTCGAGATCCTCGGCTTTGCCGGCAATGAGGCGCGCGAAGGATTAGCCTCGCATCTCGAGAAGCGCAAGCCCGCGTTCCCGAAGGATTGCCCGATCTAG
- a CDS encoding AMP-binding protein, with protein sequence MATLEYLWTPPAELTEASNLSAFLRATGQPDYDTLAVKADSDPAWLVQEVFKFCDVRFYRKPEKILDLARGEPWARWCVGGTTNIVLNCIDKHRGTDIWDRPFLIWEGEDRREQRRLSYAEFSSAVERLACGLRKLGIGKGDVVAIYMPNLPETFAAFFAILKIGAIVMPLFSGFGPDPIRSRLNHGEAKAVITANGTWRRGAPAPLKSVLDEALETTPSVRHVIVADRGGLGIDTPMQAGRDHWWNEIALDGPELPTAEMDAEDPAILLYTSGTTGEPKGCVWTHISFIASMVTRDMIICGDFKPTDLFFFFSDMGWMVGAMCACIPSFAGGRLLVAEGTPDYPDTGRFWRLIAEHKVTYLGVSPTIVRSMMRYGEEVEQYDLSSLRITASGGEAWTETPWRWFFEHVCKSKIPIINISGGTEVGGCIFTGTPNHPMNPCSFSRPALGVGADIVDMAGNRVPDGEVGELVLRHASIGLTKSLWKADQRYLDSYWRTIPGIWVHGDFAMRGKDGLYYILGRSDDTIKISGKRVGPAELEGILTATGKVAEAAVFSVPHPVKGSAIVCACVPSATTQDSRVLSEELAQALVHGMGTSYRPERVLLVDDLPRTRNMKIMRRVLRAVFEDKDPGDLSALANPEAIEHIRRKLKA encoded by the coding sequence ATGGCGACCTTGGAGTATCTCTGGACGCCCCCCGCGGAACTGACGGAGGCGAGCAATCTGAGCGCGTTTCTTCGCGCTACGGGGCAGCCGGATTACGACACGCTCGCCGTCAAGGCCGACAGCGATCCGGCCTGGCTCGTGCAGGAAGTGTTCAAGTTCTGCGACGTTCGCTTCTATCGCAAGCCCGAGAAGATCCTTGATCTTGCACGAGGCGAGCCCTGGGCGCGCTGGTGCGTTGGCGGGACCACGAATATCGTCCTCAATTGCATCGACAAGCATCGCGGAACCGACATCTGGGACAGGCCGTTTCTGATCTGGGAAGGCGAAGACAGACGCGAGCAGCGACGGCTGAGCTACGCGGAGTTCTCATCCGCGGTCGAACGGCTAGCCTGTGGCTTGCGTAAGCTCGGAATCGGCAAGGGCGATGTCGTCGCGATCTACATGCCGAACCTGCCCGAAACCTTCGCCGCCTTCTTCGCGATCCTGAAGATCGGCGCGATCGTGATGCCACTGTTCTCGGGCTTTGGTCCCGATCCGATCCGGTCGCGGCTCAACCACGGTGAAGCGAAAGCGGTCATCACGGCGAACGGCACCTGGCGTCGCGGCGCACCGGCCCCTCTGAAATCGGTTCTCGACGAGGCGCTCGAAACTACGCCAAGCGTCCGGCATGTGATCGTGGCCGACCGTGGCGGCCTCGGAATCGATACCCCCATGCAGGCGGGGCGCGACCACTGGTGGAACGAGATCGCCCTGGACGGGCCAGAGCTTCCGACCGCCGAGATGGACGCGGAAGACCCGGCCATCCTTCTGTACACGTCGGGCACGACGGGCGAACCGAAGGGCTGCGTGTGGACGCATATCAGCTTCATTGCCTCGATGGTCACGCGAGACATGATCATCTGCGGCGACTTCAAGCCAACGGATCTGTTTTTCTTCTTTAGCGACATGGGATGGATGGTGGGCGCGATGTGCGCCTGCATCCCGAGCTTCGCGGGCGGCAGGCTGCTGGTCGCCGAGGGCACTCCGGACTATCCCGACACAGGACGATTCTGGCGCCTGATCGCCGAGCACAAGGTCACCTATCTCGGTGTCTCACCGACCATCGTGCGCAGCATGATGCGGTATGGCGAGGAGGTCGAGCAATACGACCTCTCGAGCTTGCGAATAACTGCGTCGGGCGGCGAGGCCTGGACAGAGACGCCGTGGCGATGGTTCTTCGAGCATGTCTGCAAGTCGAAGATCCCGATCATCAATATTTCCGGCGGCACGGAAGTCGGCGGCTGCATCTTCACCGGCACGCCGAACCATCCGATGAACCCATGCTCGTTCTCCCGGCCGGCGCTCGGCGTCGGCGCAGACATCGTCGATATGGCGGGTAATCGTGTCCCCGACGGCGAGGTCGGCGAGTTGGTCCTGCGTCACGCATCGATCGGGCTCACCAAGAGCCTGTGGAAGGCCGACCAACGTTATCTCGATAGCTACTGGAGGACGATCCCGGGGATCTGGGTGCATGGTGACTTTGCCATGCGCGGCAAGGACGGCCTCTACTACATTCTCGGCCGCTCCGACGACACCATCAAGATCTCGGGCAAGCGCGTCGGCCCGGCGGAGCTCGAGGGCATACTGACCGCAACCGGCAAGGTCGCGGAAGCTGCAGTCTTCAGCGTCCCCCATCCGGTGAAGGGGTCCGCCATCGTGTGCGCCTGCGTGCCCAGTGCCACCACGCAGGATTCCCGCGTGCTGTCCGAAGAGCTGGCTCAAGCCCTGGTACACGGAATGGGCACCTCGTACCGCCCGGAACGGGTGCTGCTGGTCGACGACCTGCCGAGGACACGCAACATGAAGATTATGCGCCGCGTGCTGCGTGCCGTCTTCGAGGACAAGGACCCCGGCGATCTCTCGGCGCTCGCCAACCCCGAGGCCATCGAGCACATCCGGCGCAAGCTCAAGGCGTAG
- a CDS encoding HlyD family type I secretion periplasmic adaptor subunit → MSSPDPSPKGAATADVITFRKSRADTARQFLPAALEIIETPASPVGRAIGGTIILFFAIAVAWATFGHVDIIATAQGKIVPTGRSKTIQPLETGTVSAIHVRDGDQVAAGQVLIELDRTVTQAEQRRVTQDLILAQLDVARLGALRDNFDRLDGARDIAAPAGVSERDLARTRAAMQAQAAEQLAKMASIVRQVEQKRAEAESIAATVAKIDASLPLVEQTAKIRRDAMQIQYGNQIAYLDAQARMLDQQNERVVQSRKLVEIEAARQALEQQLGQTKSGFERQVLSDLSDAQKKVEELSQDLVKAERKMNEQVLRSPIDGTVQQLALHTIGGVVTAAQQLMIVVPANSRIEAEAMIPNRDIGFVSAGQSAEVKIDTFNFTRYGLLQGKVVSVSQDAIVMEKPKDGAVAKKGGALSESSEPEGQQLVYSARIALDGTRMQIDDRLVSLAPGMAVTVEVKTGTRRIIEYLMSPVMRYRQESLRER, encoded by the coding sequence ATGTCGTCGCCTGATCCATCACCCAAGGGCGCGGCGACCGCGGACGTCATTACATTTCGGAAGTCGCGAGCCGACACGGCACGTCAGTTCCTACCGGCGGCGCTCGAGATCATTGAGACGCCGGCCTCACCGGTAGGGCGGGCGATCGGTGGCACGATCATCCTGTTCTTCGCCATCGCCGTCGCCTGGGCGACCTTCGGGCATGTCGACATCATTGCCACGGCTCAAGGCAAGATCGTGCCGACGGGGCGGTCAAAGACGATCCAGCCGCTCGAGACGGGGACCGTGTCAGCCATTCATGTCCGAGATGGCGATCAGGTTGCGGCCGGGCAAGTCCTGATCGAGCTCGATCGTACCGTGACGCAGGCCGAGCAGCGGCGGGTAACGCAGGACCTGATCCTGGCGCAACTTGACGTCGCCCGTCTCGGTGCGCTCCGGGACAATTTCGATCGATTGGACGGCGCGCGAGACATTGCTGCACCAGCCGGGGTCTCGGAGCGCGACTTGGCGCGGACCCGCGCGGCGATGCAAGCGCAGGCGGCCGAACAGCTCGCCAAGATGGCGTCGATCGTGCGGCAGGTGGAGCAGAAGCGCGCCGAGGCAGAGTCCATTGCCGCGACCGTTGCCAAGATCGATGCCTCGCTGCCGCTGGTCGAGCAGACTGCAAAGATCCGTCGAGACGCGATGCAAATCCAGTACGGCAACCAGATCGCCTACCTCGATGCACAAGCCCGGATGCTTGACCAGCAGAACGAGCGGGTCGTTCAGAGCCGCAAGCTGGTGGAAATCGAAGCCGCCCGACAGGCTCTGGAGCAGCAACTCGGACAGACCAAATCCGGGTTCGAGCGGCAGGTGCTAAGTGATCTCTCCGACGCCCAGAAGAAGGTCGAAGAGTTGAGTCAGGATCTGGTCAAGGCCGAGCGCAAGATGAATGAGCAGGTTCTGCGCTCGCCGATCGATGGCACGGTCCAGCAGCTCGCGCTGCACACGATTGGCGGTGTGGTGACGGCCGCGCAGCAGCTGATGATCGTCGTGCCCGCCAACAGCCGGATTGAGGCCGAGGCGATGATCCCGAACCGGGATATCGGGTTTGTCAGCGCGGGTCAGAGCGCGGAAGTCAAAATCGATACGTTCAATTTCACCCGGTACGGCCTGCTGCAGGGCAAGGTTGTAAGTGTATCTCAGGACGCCATCGTGATGGAGAAGCCGAAAGATGGCGCCGTGGCAAAGAAGGGCGGAGCGCTGTCGGAGTCGAGCGAGCCAGAGGGACAGCAGCTGGTTTATTCGGCGCGAATTGCGCTCGACGGGACTAGGATGCAGATCGATGATCGGCTCGTCAGCCTAGCACCGGGCATGGCGGTCACTGTTGAGGTCAAAACCGGCACGCGACGGATTATCGAATATCTGATGTCACCGGTGATGCGCTACAGGCAGGAAAGCCTAAGAGAGAGGTGA
- a CDS encoding recombinase family protein: MRMSSDPQKYSIEIQIAAIAVYAARHGMEIVRTYADPGRSGLTIARRKGLQQLIDDVDSGRSDFNCVLVFDISRWGRFQDTDESACYEFICRRAGISVHYCSEEFENDGSLSSVILKNLKRAGAAGFSRDLSRNVFMGQSNIVDRGYWRGGAAPYGLRRMLVDASGRRKAVLERGQQKNLKSERVVLVRGPSSEVKIVRHIFSSFVVHKKNRTQIAEELNAKGILSPGGKRWTALTVSNLLANEIYLGHIVFNRSSMKLAGRRVDNPPEMWIRHDNAFEGIVDPRLFARTRKRLAEVANNKKETDQQLLDSLAALLRRRGRLSVHIIQAAKGVRHPAVYTKRFGSLMRAYELVGYRPSNRYRFLEIAVEIDRTICSVVDDIIINLRGRGVNASFLHELYLVTISGGLTVSVAVARAVSDGDAKSRRWEVRKLKYQKAELTLLVRMDSGNNRIRDYFLLPTAALPLTKDRKKLRVSDRLFSRMRLDSLEAVMAALYGRLRASREDDSRINALPLPIQTGSATFRTQPDTGTKNISLRKKVGWRTPLIERKGGGPRTDLGRIFLASCANSTYRGDMVNLGSRPTMSPPSAPR; encoded by the coding sequence GTGCGGATGTCGTCCGATCCTCAGAAATACTCGATCGAAATACAAATCGCTGCCATCGCTGTCTATGCAGCACGCCACGGCATGGAAATCGTCCGCACCTATGCTGATCCAGGGCGCAGCGGTCTAACGATTGCCCGCCGCAAAGGTTTACAGCAACTTATTGATGACGTCGACAGTGGGCGGTCGGACTTCAATTGTGTGCTTGTCTTCGACATTAGCCGTTGGGGACGTTTTCAGGACACCGACGAAAGCGCCTGCTACGAGTTCATCTGCAGACGGGCGGGAATATCGGTTCACTATTGCTCTGAAGAATTTGAGAACGATGGCAGCCTGTCGTCGGTGATCCTCAAGAACTTGAAGCGCGCTGGAGCTGCTGGCTTCAGCCGGGACCTCTCGCGAAATGTGTTCATGGGTCAGTCGAATATCGTCGACCGGGGATACTGGCGAGGCGGAGCGGCACCCTACGGGTTGCGTCGGATGCTCGTTGACGCAAGCGGCAGGCGTAAGGCGGTGCTCGAGCGAGGTCAACAGAAGAACTTGAAATCTGAACGGGTCGTTCTCGTCCGGGGGCCCAGCTCGGAAGTCAAGATCGTCCGCCACATCTTCTCGTCGTTCGTGGTACACAAGAAAAATAGAACGCAAATCGCGGAAGAGCTGAACGCTAAAGGCATATTGAGTCCCGGCGGGAAACGATGGACCGCGCTCACTGTCAGCAATCTCCTCGCGAATGAGATTTATTTGGGTCATATCGTCTTCAATCGCAGCTCGATGAAGCTCGCCGGGCGACGTGTCGATAACCCACCTGAAATGTGGATACGCCACGACAACGCTTTCGAAGGTATCGTCGATCCGCGTCTTTTTGCTCGGACACGAAAGCGGCTCGCTGAAGTCGCAAATAACAAGAAGGAAACCGATCAGCAGTTGCTTGATAGTTTAGCGGCTCTCCTGCGACGAAGGGGCCGGTTGTCAGTGCACATCATCCAGGCCGCAAAGGGCGTGCGTCACCCTGCCGTATACACAAAGCGATTTGGCTCGCTCATGAGAGCCTATGAGCTTGTCGGCTACAGGCCCAGCAATCGGTACCGCTTTTTAGAGATCGCCGTCGAAATTGATCGCACGATCTGCTCGGTGGTTGATGACATTATCATCAATCTTCGGGGGCGCGGCGTGAACGCCTCGTTCTTGCACGAACTGTACCTTGTTACAATTTCCGGAGGATTGACCGTATCGGTAGCGGTGGCGCGCGCCGTCTCGGACGGGGACGCCAAGTCTCGCCGATGGGAGGTACGAAAGCTCAAGTACCAAAAGGCCGAACTTACGCTCTTGGTTCGGATGGACAGCGGCAACAACCGCATTCGCGACTATTTCCTTCTCCCGACCGCTGCACTTCCGCTGACAAAGGACAGAAAGAAGCTACGCGTGTCAGATCGTCTCTTCAGTCGAATGCGGCTCGACAGCCTTGAGGCCGTTATGGCAGCTCTCTATGGTAGGCTGCGTGCATCGCGAGAAGACGACAGCAGGATAAACGCTCTTCCCCTGCCGATTCAAACTGGAAGCGCGACCTTCCGAACTCAGCCAGATACTGGCACAAAGAACATATCGCTCCGCAAGAAAGTCGGGTGGCGCACGCCACTGATCGAGCGCAAGGGGGGGGGCCCCAGGACTGACCTTGGCAGAATTTTCCTAGCTTCATGCGCAAATTCGACTTATCGCGGCGACATGGTCAATTTGGGATCGAGACCCACGATGTCTCCACCTTCAGCTCCACGTTGA
- a CDS encoding type I secretion system permease/ATPase, protein MEALSPDSGLQCLALLLRFHQVSVDPAQIAHQFAGRAIGVAEMLRCAKELKLKARAVKETWTGLARLPLPAIVQRRDESFVIIGKVTENDILIQDPLEQRPQAIKRADFEANWNGAVVLMTRRASLADLVRRFDITWFLQAMHKYRRLLAEVLVASFFLQLFALVTPLFFQVVTDKVLTHRGFTTLDVLVIGLITVSIFETVLGALRTYVFSHTTNRIDVELGARLFRHLIALPIGYFEARRAGDSVARVRELENIRNFLTSSALTLVIDLAFTFVFLAVMFYYSPLLAWIVVGSFPFYIALSAGVTPIFRQRLERKFDRGAENQAFLVESVSGIQTLKAMAIEPQMQRRWEEQLAGYVGSSFDVLSLGNWTSQAVQFISKIVTALTLYFGAHLVIEGQLTVGELIAFNMLAGRVAQPVLRLAQLWQDFHQARVSIARLGDILNTTPEPTFDASRAALPPIQGNVTFEHIDFRYRLDAPLALHDVSLKVAAGQVIGIVGPSGSGKSTLTKLLQRLYVPEAGRVLIDGIDLTVADVAWLRRQVGSVLQENVLFNRSIRDNIALADPGMPMERIIAAAELAGAHEFILGLPDGYNTVVGERGASLSGGQRQRIAIARALVTNPRILIFDEATSALDYESESIIQRNMRRISAGRTVFIIAHRLSAVRHADRIITIEGGRLVEDGTHDELIKQAGRYATLHQIQAGLHVVA, encoded by the coding sequence ATGGAAGCGTTAAGTCCGGATTCGGGTCTGCAGTGTCTCGCGCTTCTTCTCCGGTTCCATCAGGTCTCGGTTGACCCCGCACAGATTGCGCATCAGTTCGCTGGTCGCGCGATCGGCGTTGCCGAGATGTTGCGTTGTGCGAAGGAGTTGAAGCTCAAGGCTCGTGCCGTCAAGGAAACCTGGACAGGCCTGGCACGCTTGCCGCTGCCCGCCATCGTTCAGCGGCGAGACGAGAGCTTCGTCATCATCGGCAAGGTGACCGAGAACGATATTCTCATCCAGGATCCGCTGGAGCAGCGGCCGCAGGCCATCAAGCGCGCTGACTTCGAGGCAAATTGGAACGGGGCCGTCGTTCTGATGACCCGGCGCGCTTCGCTGGCTGATCTGGTGCGCCGTTTTGATATCACCTGGTTCCTGCAGGCGATGCACAAGTACCGGCGGCTATTGGCTGAGGTGCTTGTCGCGTCATTCTTTCTGCAGCTGTTCGCGCTGGTCACGCCGCTGTTCTTCCAGGTCGTCACCGACAAGGTGCTGACCCATCGAGGATTCACTACGCTTGACGTCCTGGTCATTGGCCTCATTACCGTTTCGATCTTCGAGACGGTTCTCGGTGCGCTTCGCACCTACGTGTTCTCCCACACCACCAACCGGATCGATGTCGAGCTTGGTGCGCGCCTGTTTCGCCATCTGATCGCATTGCCGATCGGATATTTTGAAGCCCGCAGGGCGGGCGACTCGGTGGCGAGGGTGCGGGAGCTCGAAAACATCCGGAACTTCCTCACCAGTTCGGCGCTCACCTTGGTGATCGATCTTGCCTTCACCTTCGTGTTCCTCGCGGTGATGTTCTACTATTCGCCGCTGTTGGCCTGGATCGTGGTCGGCTCGTTTCCGTTCTACATCGCGCTGTCGGCCGGCGTTACCCCGATATTCCGGCAACGGCTGGAGCGGAAATTCGACCGCGGCGCCGAAAACCAGGCGTTCCTGGTCGAGAGCGTGAGCGGTATCCAGACCCTGAAGGCGATGGCGATCGAGCCGCAGATGCAGCGGCGTTGGGAAGAGCAGCTTGCCGGCTATGTCGGTTCGAGCTTCGACGTCCTGTCACTTGGCAACTGGACCAGCCAAGCCGTCCAGTTCATCAGCAAGATCGTCACGGCATTGACGCTCTATTTCGGGGCCCATCTGGTCATCGAAGGTCAACTGACGGTCGGCGAATTGATTGCCTTCAACATGCTTGCCGGGCGGGTCGCCCAACCGGTGCTGCGGTTGGCACAACTGTGGCAGGACTTCCATCAAGCGCGAGTCTCGATCGCGCGACTCGGTGACATCCTCAATACGACGCCGGAGCCGACCTTCGATGCGTCCCGCGCCGCACTTCCGCCGATCCAGGGCAATGTCACGTTCGAACACATCGACTTCCGCTATCGTCTTGACGCACCTCTTGCCCTGCACGACGTCTCGCTCAAGGTCGCGGCCGGCCAGGTGATTGGTATCGTAGGGCCCTCCGGTTCGGGCAAGTCGACCCTCACGAAGCTGTTGCAGCGGCTTTATGTGCCGGAAGCCGGCCGTGTCTTGATCGACGGCATCGACCTGACGGTCGCCGACGTCGCCTGGCTGCGCCGACAAGTCGGTTCCGTCTTGCAGGAGAACGTGCTGTTCAACCGCTCGATCCGCGACAACATCGCACTGGCCGATCCCGGCATGCCGATGGAGCGGATCATCGCCGCGGCCGAGCTGGCAGGCGCCCACGAGTTCATTCTCGGGCTGCCCGATGGATACAACACGGTGGTCGGCGAGCGCGGTGCGAGCCTGTCCGGCGGTCAGCGCCAGCGGATCGCGATTGCACGGGCGCTTGTGACCAATCCAAGAATCCTGATTTTCGACGAAGCGACCAGCGCGCTCGACTATGAGAGTGAAAGCATCATCCAGCGCAACATGCGGCGGATTTCCGCGGGACGCACTGTCTTCATCATCGCGCATCGGCTATCGGCGGTGCGGCACGCCGACCGGATCATCACCATCGAAGGTGGGCGGCTGGTGGAGGATGGCACCCACGATGAGTTGATCAAGCAGGCCGGCCGCTACGCAACACTTCACCAGATCCAGGCTGGGCTTCATGTCGTCGCCTGA
- a CDS encoding 3'-5' exonuclease, which produces MTVQPPLAEIAGMLEQSPDYRVLRRLVPRSDFTPSDGQSTKTAILLDVETTGLDTARDEIIELGMVKFTYLPDGRIGRVIDTFSCFNQPSIPIPTEITALTGITDEMVEGHSLDTERISEFVSDAVVIIAHNAGFDRKFMERYAALFIHKAWACSVSEVEWRSLGFEGSRLSYLLMKAGLFHEAHRAVDDCLALLEILAITLAGFDRTVLSVLLERARRKTIRIWAEQSPFELKDALKRRGYRWSDGADGRPRSWYVDVDESNQNIEIEYLQDTIYQAGIDIQIQTLTAFDRFSVRG; this is translated from the coding sequence ATGACCGTTCAACCGCCCCTTGCCGAGATCGCCGGCATGCTGGAGCAGTCACCCGACTACCGGGTGCTGCGCCGGCTGGTTCCCCGCTCCGACTTTACGCCCAGCGACGGGCAATCGACCAAGACCGCAATCCTGCTCGATGTCGAGACCACCGGCCTCGATACTGCCCGCGACGAGATCATTGAGCTCGGGATGGTCAAGTTCACCTATCTTCCAGATGGAAGGATCGGCCGGGTCATCGACACCTTCAGCTGCTTCAACCAGCCATCAATCCCGATTCCCACCGAGATCACGGCGCTGACGGGCATTACCGACGAGATGGTCGAAGGCCACAGCCTGGATACCGAACGCATCAGCGAGTTCGTCTCGGACGCGGTCGTGATCATTGCCCACAATGCGGGCTTCGACCGCAAATTCATGGAGCGCTACGCCGCCCTCTTCATCCACAAGGCCTGGGCCTGTTCGGTCAGCGAGGTCGAATGGCGTAGCCTCGGCTTCGAGGGTTCGCGCCTGTCCTACCTCTTGATGAAAGCCGGGCTGTTTCATGAGGCGCACCGGGCGGTCGACGATTGCCTTGCGCTGCTCGAGATTCTCGCGATCACCCTGGCAGGGTTCGATCGCACCGTGCTCTCCGTGCTGCTCGAGCGGGCCCGCCGCAAGACAATTCGGATCTGGGCCGAGCAGTCGCCCTTCGAGCTGAAGGACGCTCTCAAGCGCCGCGGCTATCGCTGGAGCGACGGCGCCGACGGCCGGCCGCGATCCTGGTACGTCGACGTCGACGAGAGCAATCAGAATATCGAAATCGAATACCTGCAGGACACGATCTATCAGGCGGGCATTGATATCCAGATCCAGACACTGACTGCGTTCGACCGCTTTTCAGTAAGAGGCTAA
- a CDS encoding TetR/AcrR family transcriptional regulator, with translation MSTPKSERSRDLILHSAAQLFHRQGFSATTLRQIAARAKIKAGSIYYHFDSKEEILDEVLDRGLRHVFETVKNSVESAGKVSHRRRIGLAIEAHLVALLETSDFTSANIRIYGQLPEHLKKPHRPLRRAYAEYWDQLFIDARRAGEIRADMEVVPLRMFVIGALNWTIEWFRLENRDAVLELARRTETLIFEGVNKP, from the coding sequence GTGTCAACGCCCAAGTCCGAGCGGTCGCGAGACCTCATCCTGCATTCCGCGGCGCAGCTGTTTCACCGGCAGGGATTTTCGGCCACGACGCTGCGTCAGATCGCAGCGAGGGCGAAGATCAAGGCCGGCAGCATCTATTACCACTTCGACTCCAAGGAGGAGATTCTCGACGAGGTGCTGGATCGCGGCCTCCGCCACGTGTTCGAGACGGTGAAGAATTCGGTCGAAAGTGCCGGAAAAGTATCCCACCGGCGCAGGATCGGCCTCGCCATCGAGGCCCACCTCGTCGCGCTGCTTGAGACCAGCGACTTCACCTCGGCCAACATCCGCATCTATGGGCAATTGCCGGAGCACCTGAAGAAGCCGCACCGACCGTTGCGCCGCGCCTACGCCGAGTATTGGGATCAGCTCTTCATCGATGCCAGGCGCGCTGGCGAAATCCGCGCCGACATGGAGGTGGTGCCGCTCCGGATGTTCGTGATCGGTGCCCTCAATTGGACCATTGAATGGTTCAGGCTGGAAAACCGGGATGCCGTGCTCGAACTGGCCCGCCGCACGGAGACGCTGATCTTCGAAGGCGTCAACAAGCCCTGA